The following proteins come from a genomic window of Deltaproteobacteria bacterium:
- a CDS encoding ferritin-like domain-containing protein, with protein sequence MSEMMNGLSELPHEVRKLAGENWAFRWNVERDAHLRFARMSGRLTRFGSPEGVVALARKAADDEVRHTQLCATLAERYGAPVDPSKPASIHEVSPSRLAEPESLTYEIIAACCVTETESAGVLTTLLASEPDPLVRETLHAIARDEVDHSRLGWAHLAHARTVQKLDFMSELLPVILGGTVDDSLFQPAKDPALESPLLVRAGILPHTQKREVFVRMLREVVFPGLESNGIDPSFGKAWLDARA encoded by the coding sequence ATGTCCGAGATGATGAACGGCCTCTCCGAGCTCCCGCACGAGGTGCGCAAGCTCGCGGGCGAGAACTGGGCCTTCCGCTGGAACGTGGAGCGCGACGCCCACTTGCGCTTCGCGCGGATGTCCGGGCGGCTCACGCGCTTCGGCTCGCCGGAAGGCGTGGTCGCGCTGGCCCGGAAGGCCGCCGACGACGAGGTCCGGCACACGCAGCTCTGCGCCACCCTCGCCGAGCGCTACGGCGCGCCGGTGGATCCGTCGAAGCCGGCGAGCATCCACGAGGTGTCGCCGTCGCGGCTGGCCGAGCCGGAGTCGCTGACCTACGAGATCATCGCCGCGTGCTGCGTGACCGAGACCGAGAGCGCGGGCGTGCTCACCACGCTGCTGGCATCGGAGCCGGACCCGCTGGTGCGCGAGACGCTGCACGCCATCGCCCGCGACGAGGTCGACCACTCGCGGCTCGGCTGGGCCCACCTCGCGCATGCGCGTACCGTGCAGAAGCTGGACTTCATGAGCGAGCTCTTGCCGGTGATCCTCGGCGGCACGGTGGACGATTCGCTGTTTCAGCCCGCGAAGGATCCGGCGCTGGAGTCGCCGCTGCTCGTGCGCGCGGGGATCTTGCCGCACACGCAGAAGCGCGAGGTGTTCGTGCGCATGCTTCGCGAGGTGGTGTTTCCCGGGCTGGAGAGCAACGGGATCGATCCGTCGTTCGGCAAGGCCTGGCTCGACGCCCGCGCCTGA
- the ccsA gene encoding cytochrome c biogenesis protein CcsA: MTRSLLSAACHAYSVAGVAYLVHLVRLRGRSSTVGALALAAGLLLHATVIVMRYQEMVVTPVSSLADGLSFTAWLLVAAFLILDRVYKLPALGAFVTPLALTVTVSALLVPSSPPGEIPALLGIPGLVAHVIVAFLGMALFALAGGAAVLYLVQERQVKGKRFGFAFSRLPSLEVLDELNRRLVVFGFAMLSVTIATGALYAKNRWGAYWSWDPKETLSLLAWAIFGALIAARFQGGWRGKRVALLTMLGLVVLVSSWVGLFAFPSGHHSGSFDAPARAVGERRG; the protein is encoded by the coding sequence ATGACCCGGTCGTTGCTCAGCGCCGCTTGCCACGCCTACTCCGTCGCGGGGGTGGCGTACCTGGTGCACCTGGTGCGCCTGCGCGGGCGCTCGAGCACGGTGGGCGCGCTGGCGCTGGCCGCGGGCCTGCTGCTGCACGCGACGGTCATCGTGATGCGGTACCAGGAGATGGTGGTGACGCCCGTCTCCTCGCTCGCCGACGGGCTCTCGTTCACCGCCTGGCTGCTGGTGGCGGCGTTCTTGATCCTCGACCGCGTCTACAAGCTGCCGGCGCTCGGCGCGTTCGTCACCCCGCTCGCGCTGACGGTGACCGTGTCCGCGCTGCTGGTGCCCTCGTCACCGCCCGGAGAGATTCCGGCGCTGCTGGGTATCCCCGGGCTGGTGGCGCACGTGATCGTGGCCTTCCTGGGGATGGCGCTCTTCGCCCTCGCGGGCGGCGCGGCGGTGCTCTACCTGGTGCAGGAGCGCCAGGTGAAGGGCAAGCGCTTCGGCTTCGCGTTCTCGCGGCTGCCGTCGTTGGAAGTGCTCGACGAGCTGAACCGGCGATTGGTCGTCTTCGGCTTCGCCATGCTCTCGGTGACCATCGCCACCGGCGCGCTCTACGCCAAGAACCGCTGGGGCGCGTACTGGAGCTGGGACCCGAAGGAGACCCTCTCGCTGCTCGCCTGGGCCATCTTCGGCGCGCTCATCGCCGCGCGGTTCCAGGGCGGCTGGCGCGGCAAGCGCGTGGCGCTGCTGACCATGCTCGGCTTGGTGGTGCTGGTGAGCTCGTGGGTGGGCCTCTTCGCCTTCCCCAGCGGACACCACTCGGGCTCCTTCGACGCGCCTGCGCGGGCCGTGGGAGAGCGCCGTGGCTGA
- a CDS encoding PEGA domain-containing protein translates to MTKLALLASALALAGCATLTGPRAEVLNVTSDPPGAEVLVNGVNVARAPASVELDRTRLQSVTLALPGYAPQACNTRMAPGPGYLVSDTLLCVLLFPFGCVAFVDASGAWNQLEQPNCYVRLNAPAGPTDSALIVPPGAPPYVPPPQSPPPGSPPPGSYPPPPPPMAYPPPPPPPH, encoded by the coding sequence GTGACCAAGCTCGCCCTGCTCGCCAGCGCCCTGGCGCTCGCCGGGTGCGCCACGCTCACCGGGCCGCGCGCAGAGGTCCTCAACGTCACCTCGGATCCGCCCGGCGCCGAGGTGCTCGTCAACGGCGTGAACGTGGCCCGCGCGCCCGCCTCGGTGGAGCTGGATCGCACGCGGCTGCAGTCGGTGACGCTCGCGCTCCCGGGCTACGCGCCGCAGGCCTGCAACACCCGCATGGCGCCGGGCCCAGGCTACCTGGTCTCCGACACGCTGCTCTGCGTGCTGCTCTTCCCCTTCGGCTGCGTGGCCTTCGTGGACGCGAGCGGCGCCTGGAACCAGCTCGAGCAGCCCAACTGCTACGTCCGGCTCAATGCGCCGGCAGGTCCAACCGATTCAGCGTTGATCGTGCCGCCGGGAGCGCCGCCGTACGTACCGCCGCCGCAGAGTCCGCCGCCAGGTTCGCCGCCGCCGGGGAGCTACCCGCCGCCACCTCCGCCGATGGCCTATCCCCCGCCGCCTCCGCCGCCGCACTGA
- a CDS encoding alpha/beta hydrolase → MQLELMPLINRVARAQLRRGGAKFRHLVAHGHEVHFIDQPGSGSGPTVALLHGLGSSAFAFSQVIPGIAKHARRVIAVDLPGTGFSPVPQKPPGIEACVRMLAALYERELGSQGAVLVGNSLGGAMAAELAGRFPQLARAVMLIAPAGAKVAPERFQQLVNGFELKNWADGRALMRRLYGSPPPLIPELLAQDMFVNLNRPHVRELLVGDRPSDFLEPEILRALKMPVLVLWARSEKVLPYEGIEYFRSELPKHARIEEVAGWGHVPHLEHPRQMIERVGQFLRELPAT, encoded by the coding sequence ATGCAACTCGAGCTGATGCCGCTCATCAACCGCGTGGCCCGCGCGCAGCTTCGACGCGGCGGCGCGAAGTTTCGCCACCTCGTCGCGCACGGGCACGAGGTGCACTTCATCGATCAACCCGGATCCGGATCCGGTCCGACGGTCGCGCTCCTGCACGGCCTGGGCTCGAGCGCGTTCGCGTTCTCGCAGGTGATTCCGGGCATCGCCAAGCACGCGCGCCGGGTGATCGCCGTCGATCTCCCGGGCACCGGGTTCTCGCCCGTGCCGCAGAAGCCGCCCGGCATCGAAGCCTGTGTGCGCATGCTCGCCGCGCTGTATGAGCGCGAGCTCGGCAGCCAGGGCGCGGTACTCGTGGGCAACTCGCTCGGCGGCGCCATGGCCGCGGAGCTCGCCGGCCGCTTTCCGCAGCTCGCCCGCGCGGTGATGCTCATCGCGCCTGCGGGAGCAAAGGTCGCGCCCGAGCGCTTTCAGCAGCTGGTGAATGGCTTCGAGCTCAAGAACTGGGCCGACGGCCGCGCGCTCATGCGCCGCCTCTATGGCTCGCCGCCGCCGCTCATCCCCGAGCTCCTCGCGCAGGACATGTTCGTGAACCTGAACCGGCCGCACGTGCGCGAGCTGCTGGTCGGCGATCGCCCGAGCGACTTCCTCGAGCCGGAGATCCTGCGCGCGCTGAAGATGCCGGTGCTGGTGCTCTGGGCGCGCAGCGAGAAGGTGCTGCCCTACGAAGGCATCGAGTACTTCCGCAGCGAGCTGCCCAAGCACGCGCGCATCGAAGAGGTCGCGGGCTGGGGCCACGTGCCGCACCTGGAGCATCCGCGGCAGATGATCGAGCGGGTGGGCCAGTTCCTGCGCGAGCTGCCCGCGACGTGA